Proteins from one Xenopus tropicalis strain Nigerian chromosome 1, UCB_Xtro_10.0, whole genome shotgun sequence genomic window:
- the anp32b gene encoding acidic leucine-rich nuclear phosphoprotein 32 family member B isoform X1 — protein MDMKKRIHLELRNRTPSDVRELVLDNCRAHEGKIEGLTAEFVNLEFLSLINVLLMSVSNLPKLPKLKKLELSDNRISGGLDVLAEKLSNLTHLNLSGNKIKDISTLEPLKKLESLKSLDLFNCEVTNLNDYRESVFKLLPQLTYLDGYDREDKEAPDSDAEADGDGVDEEEEDEEGEDEEEDEEEEGEEEEDVDEEEDDDEDEEEIGEEEDEEDASGEEEEEDFGHDGEVDEDDDEEDDEEDEEEESGKGEKRKRETDDDGDEEDD, from the exons GTACGAGAATTGGTTCTGGATAACTGCCGGGCGCATGAAGGCAAAATAGAGGGTCTTACAGCAGAGTTTGTGAATCTAGAATTCCTCAGCTTAATAAATGTCTTATTGATGTCAGTCTCAAATCTTCCAAAGCTCCCCAAATTAAAAAAG CTTGAGCTGAGTGACAACAGAATCTCTGGAGGTCTGGATGTACTAGCAGAAAAATTATCAAACCTCACACATCTAAATCTCAGTGGAAATAAAATAAAGGACATTAGCACATTGGAACCTCTG aaaaaattaGAGTCTTTGAAAAGCCTGGACCTATTCAACTGTGAAGTAACAAATTTAAATGACTACAGAGAAAGTGTTTTCAAGCTCCTCCCACAACTGACTTATCTGGATGGGTATGACAGAGAAGACAAAGAGGCCCCAGATTCTGATGCTGAAGCTGATGGAGATGGTGTAGATGAGGAGGAAGAAGATGAAG AGGGTGAAGATGAGGAAGAAGATGAAGAGGAGGAAGGTGAAGAGGAAGAAGATGTAGATGAGGAGGAAGATGACGATGAAGATGAAGAGGAGATAGGGGAGGAAGAAGATGAAGAGGATGCCAGTGGTGAGGAAGAG GAAGAAGACTTTGGACATGATGGAGAAgtagatgaagatgatgatgaggaGGATGATGAAGAGGATGAAG AAGAAGAATCTGGCAAAGGAGAGAAAAGGAAGAGAGAAactgatgatgatggtgatgaagAGGATGACTAa
- the anp32b gene encoding acidic leucine-rich nuclear phosphoprotein 32 family member B: MDMKKRIHLELRNRTPSDVRELVLDNCRAHEGKIEGLTAEFVNLEFLSLINVLLMSVSNLPKLPKLKKLELSDNRISGGLDVLAEKLSNLTHLNLSGNKIKDISTLEPLKKLESLKSLDLFNCEVTNLNDYRESVFKLLPQLTYLDGYDREDKEAPDSDAEADGDGVDEEEEDEEGEDEEEDEEEEGEEEEDVDEEEDDDEDEEEIGEEEDEEDASGEEEEEDFGHDGEVDEDDDEEDDEEDEEEEESGKGEKRKRETDDDGDEEDD, encoded by the exons GTACGAGAATTGGTTCTGGATAACTGCCGGGCGCATGAAGGCAAAATAGAGGGTCTTACAGCAGAGTTTGTGAATCTAGAATTCCTCAGCTTAATAAATGTCTTATTGATGTCAGTCTCAAATCTTCCAAAGCTCCCCAAATTAAAAAAG CTTGAGCTGAGTGACAACAGAATCTCTGGAGGTCTGGATGTACTAGCAGAAAAATTATCAAACCTCACACATCTAAATCTCAGTGGAAATAAAATAAAGGACATTAGCACATTGGAACCTCTG aaaaaattaGAGTCTTTGAAAAGCCTGGACCTATTCAACTGTGAAGTAACAAATTTAAATGACTACAGAGAAAGTGTTTTCAAGCTCCTCCCACAACTGACTTATCTGGATGGGTATGACAGAGAAGACAAAGAGGCCCCAGATTCTGATGCTGAAGCTGATGGAGATGGTGTAGATGAGGAGGAAGAAGATGAAG AGGGTGAAGATGAGGAAGAAGATGAAGAGGAGGAAGGTGAAGAGGAAGAAGATGTAGATGAGGAGGAAGATGACGATGAAGATGAAGAGGAGATAGGGGAGGAAGAAGATGAAGAGGATGCCAGTGGTGAGGAAGAG GAAGAAGACTTTGGACATGATGGAGAAgtagatgaagatgatgatgaggaGGATGATGAAGAGGATGAAG AAGAAGAAGAATCTGGCAAAGGAGAGAAAAGGAAGAGAGAAactgatgatgatggtgatgaagAGGATGACTAa